DNA from Rhinatrema bivittatum chromosome 16, aRhiBiv1.1, whole genome shotgun sequence:
GGAATGACAGAATTCCTGCTTCTGGGGTTctcagagttcccagagctgcagctccctctcttcacCCTCTTCTTATTGATCTACCTGATGGCCATGCTGGGGAACCTCCTCGTTATCTGCATAGTATGTGCAGACCGGCACCTATACAACCCCATGTACTTCTTCTTGGCCAACTTGTCCATCCTTGACATCTCTTCCCTGACAGTCACTGTGCCAAAGTTACTGGCAATCCTCCTCACACAGAGTAATATCATATCTTTCACTGAATGTTTTATACAGATgtattgtttttctgtttgtgtagagataGAATTTCTGCTTCTCACTGCCATGGCGTATGACCGTTATGCTGCGATATGCAATCCCCTGCGATACACCATTATCATgaataagagggtctgtgctcttctGGCAGGTATCTCATGGGTAACAGGTTTAATAGACACATTGCCACTTACTATCATTACatcccagttttctttctgtaACTCCAATGTAATCAATCACTTTCTCTGTGAATTCACAGCAGTGCTGAAACTTTCCTGCTCAGACACCTCTGTCATTGAACCTATGAATTATACAGAGTCAATATTTTCAGGCTTCACCCCATTTCTCCTAACCCTGACATCCTATGTGTTtatcatctccaccatcctgaaaatccgttccagagaggggaagaggaaggccttctccacctgctcctcccacctcacagtcATCATTCTGGCATATGGGACTATACTAGGAGTTTATATGCAGCCCAGCTCAGAAGattctaaaaaatcaaataaactgCATATTGCATTGTATATAGTCACTCTCCCTCTGTTAAACCCGCTCATTTATAGCTTGAGAAGCAAAGAGTTAAAAGTGGCCCTGAAAAAAGCCTTATGCAGAATATTGGTGTTTTCAGTTCCTAAATACATCTGAACTGCAGGGAGATGTCTGCCATTGCCCTCATCTGTTTCTTTTCAATTGTTTCAGCACACCATGGTGCATAACTTCAGAGAAATGGGAAACCACATGGGAGCTACAGAATTCCTGcttctgaaagaaaaaatatttcaatagaACTATTGCTTGTGAGGAAATGGAGGTAGCAGTGGGATCTACCAGAAAAAGAAATGGGATCATAAAATAATAGTTAATCTTTAGAGCTGAAGAATAAAAGGCAGAAGGTGGCAGGCTCTATGTTTCAGAAGGTTAATCCAGGCAGATTTAAACCGGCAGGACAATCCTCACTGGTGAGGAGAACAGTCTATGGAGGCAACAGTGTCCTAAGGCTTGGCACTGAAATGGTAGATTGATTTATTACATTtgtttatattccgcctttcagatcaaagtggattatgttcagatactatagatatttccctatccccagagggcttataatcagggacagtaactttcaaaccggtgcttAGGTTCATATGTGCGTGCATGCATCAGCCTTacccagggacgcagctattttataatttgtgcatgtatatatatgcatgttataaaatagactggccaTGTGCTCATGTGCAGCACATTTTAAGTGATCATGCACATGTGCTAGGGTTGCCACCTTGGTCCAGatcttcaggacaggttgatcctgccctggttttactcccctgcatgcaggtacttataatcttgcttttcttagggaatgcaatagggaaatcagtagagatgtgattcgggtCAGGCTTCAGGTCATTTTCctacggctttttttttttttttttccggcatATTATGACGAAgtgcattagtgcacactaatgggttACTGCACACTtacaaccagttagtgcgcactagctagatATTAATGAGCATGAAGActcattagtgcacactaacatgttagttagtgcgcacgaacaggttagttagtgtgccctaatagAATTTACAGTGCACTAAAAAGTTAGTATTgcactgtaactaatgttagtacGCACTAAAAAATTGCAACCTAAAAATTGCAAactaaaaagtatcaattcagaggagtttgttagctagaaagACACTGTGCACTAACAgagttactgcacactaacagatatgtagtgcgcagtaactccgttagtgcgcactaatacgaAATACAAATTTTTGCCGAATTTTCGACAACTCTAACATGGGCGCGCAAATCCTGCCTTCTAGCAAATTattcaggggattttaaaaggcatacaCACCgacactattcccagttttactagttcatccccagttcacccaattaaaaGATAGGTTCTCAAACCCCCTTGGTTTaacagcctgcactcccccagttagttgtgacccctaaaaccccacttttctgcctattaatctttattttttaacattcacatcatccatagcagaagcaaagttacgtggcagggggccACAGTGTATAATGGATCacttatttacatgcacatctcaggttcatgcccgAAAAGCCTGTGTCCTAGCCCTTTTTATACATTTTCTACATGTGCGAGCTGCAGGAGGTATGAGTGTATCttgccagcttttaaaatccgctcggcacgtATGAGCCCAACTTATTcctgcatcccctaattaatgcatttGCCTGGCTTTAAAATTTCACCTTTAAGTCTGTACCTGAGTCattagagggtaaagtgatttatCTGAGCTCACAAGGACCTGAAATGTAAGGTATCAGAACAGCAGGAGCCTGGATTAAGTTTTCTGAAGCAGGATGCCATCAATAATTTCAGGCCCTGGAAATAGAAACCTTAACAGGAGGATGTGAGCCAGACAGGTTAGCATGCATGTGGTGAAAGCACCATTGTACATTGACAAAAATCTAACGGGGAGCAGGATGTAGGAGTACCAGGGCCTGCAAGACTAGTCTTGACAGTTTTATAGTCTGCGGCAGTGGCAGAGTTATAATGATAATATGTATTTATCTCACACTTTGCCAAATAACCGTTCAGTGCTTATTATTGTAAAATAGCTTGAGGAGCTCCACCACTGTACCATCTGCTTCTGGCTAGGGGCCTGGTTTACTAAGGTTTTACTTCCATTCTGCCGATGGGAaacttctccacagcaggccctgtcctctggaacagactaccgactgaccttagacttgaaccctgccttcatacctttcgaaggAAACTTAAGgtgtggcttttcctccaagccttcccctaagtcAAAATTTCATGTCGGACTCAGCACGCcggactcagcccaaggaatggGATGTTCACTAATCTCTTAACCcgtctcattttatttatatgttgttaATTTCTGATCtgcctacttcctggctactataACCCCCCAAGTTCTAtgtccctgttatatgtaactttgcttgcttcggccttcttgtttggttactctTGTTAAGCcgaagttccatgtaaaccggcctgatgtgaattttaTTCATgcagtccggtatagaaatatatattaaaaaaaataaagcttaaTAATGCAGGCCCTAAGTCAACTGTGCTCCCTGCTCCTTAAATAATAATCACTGGAGCATCACATGAATGTTAGGCCAATAGCAATTGTTACATTTTTGTAGCACAGTGATTGGAGCTTATAACCTTATCTTCTATGCTTTGGAATAATGATGACCTTTCTGAAATAAGTGAGTAAGAACCACTGTGGCAGAAAAATTGGGGAATGATGGAGGTACAAATTAAAGAACAAGAGTTGTATAAGAAATAAAGGGCATTAGTTTTAAATAATGTCTGTTTTTACTTGAAAAAGTCAAATGCTATAAGACAATGTGTTTGATAGTGGGGATTAACAGGCATTAGCTTGTTTGCTGGACACAAGCAAGAGCTCAGATGAGAAGCTATGACATGAAGTTGATCTTCTGGGTGAAACAGTGAATGCACAATGGAAAGGTAAAAGGTGAAAGAGATAGGACTTCTTCGTACCAATCTTGTTGATGAGCGTAAAGGAACTGGTAAAATCCAGTAAACTAATCATATTTCTGGACCACATTAAAATTACATCATTTAAAACCATGCACCTCATCATCCAGATAAAGAGGAACTTTGCAATTACTAAATCTATTTGGCATCACACATTTTTGTTCTGGTCCCGTGTGATTCAGAGGtgagtttttgttgatgttttattaaagcagaaagaaaaaataaaagctatGGCCTGTACATCCAGAACAGACTCAGAACTCAAGAGCACCATTTCCAATGGGAATAAAATGGTATAGGAATAACATGGGTGCAGTCCAACCTCCAGGAAAGGTCAGAGGATTGATTTGCtctggttattttatttatttatttatttatttaacagttttttataccgaccttcatagtaaataaccatatcggatcggtttacaatataacaagggaataactggagtagcaattcaagtaaaatgaaagataacaatggtaggaataagtcaaagttacaatcaacagggagagagaacttggaagcttacaacaagctggaaagaagaaaggccggtaataaataagtagtgttaccatagagcgtacgAGTTAACAGCTTAAAACGGTGCTTTGacctgaaagtctcagagtccatttcgtGCAAATGATTGCAAATGGTTATGTTTTGTGATTCATTCACATCCAGAATTTTTGCTCGTTACTGTCTCAGAGTGGGATCATTTTGTCATGGCATACAGTCACCTCTGTCATTAACCGTCACCTCTGTCATTAACCATCATCACAATTAAGTGAGTGAGGACTCTTCTGGAAGTTGTCCAATGGATTGGGGTGTACATAGAAAGTCTACTAAAGGTTATCATTATACCTTCCATCTCATTCTATCAAGCAGGCGTAGTCACCCTTTTCTTTAGTGATTTCACACCACTGGTGAGACTTTGTTGCACTGAGAACTTTGTTGTTGAGATCTGGTATTTTACTGAAAGGGTGTTTTTAAGTATCGCCCCATTTCTAACGCTTTTAATAATCCATGTTTTATCATTATCACCAGAAAACCAGATGTTCTGCAGAAGTCTTCTCCACCTGATCCTCTCACCTTAtacacattttcttattttcttgttCTATATCCATTTGTGATCCATGTCAGTCTACAGCAAGGATGAAAGCTGTTGGTtactgtgatatatatatattcatttgtTTGTTATTCCTACATAAATACTCTCTTTTACAGCCTAAGGAAGCTTGAAAATACTTGCCACTCTTCTTAAACCATAAAATCTCACTTATTATTGTTAGAAGTGCGGAGGTATGGTCCTatctcaagggaggatgtgagcccttggatcacggtGCGGCtcagggagaagccccaagacacaccgcgagagGTGAGTAGGTATGAGCACGGGCAGAGcagaagcaaggctggactgaagacaaggcgaggaatatctggaacaggaataaggcaggctcagccctccactagatctacatgcaccaatgagaccaagcaatgcaatgctggtcttgagagtagccctccagccactcaatagcccttccagacccactgcttgggaacgacgagtgtgtgaggccatacggaggctgagggcaggaacaagaagactcaggtgaggacttggatactcagaagactcagacgaagacttggatactcagaggactcagacaaggatgcagtttactcagaagacttggacaaggattccAGTTTCTTGGAGGTTTCAGGTAAGGATTCAGGACTCagacgaaagtactgggtgagaactgcattgcagagtgccctacacagctgcacATGGATCTTGAAGCCAGGATAtgatgaagaaccaggagaggcctgcattggggcatgccctacacagccgcctgtggctggtcgcgaaccacgctgaagcggagcaggttttggcagagtcttaggcatgaatggaagcaggcacaaggaactccaaagaccgggacaggattcaagtcTCAgaattctcagaagcaaggcattaaaaatgaaagtcttctggaggctttcgctgcagatgagaagaaggccttgtaccacaaggtgccctacacagcccccacgacagtggcatgccaggaagggtGAACAGACGAGGAACTTGGGAACTGGAccaagagctgaagatgagacggacggagtcaggacaggaacatcggacatcaagaacatggaacatggtacctcaggacacgggacatcaggacatcaaaaATATGGATATCAGGACAaccggaacatggaacatggaacaagtgATGAGGGAGCTCCAATGAGGGATGAGACGAGAAACATCAAGGTGAAGAATttcaggaacaagaagaacatggaacgaagatccatcaaggcacaagAAGACCACAAaggacctggatcaggaagaagaccacagatgCTGTGAATACTAGATCTGAAAGCACTGAGGAACTGAGGCTGgactcttttatagggctgaagcaggcaaagactgatgatgtcactgctgaGGGCCGTGGAGCTTTTCCTGCCGCTAGCTCTTTAAATGTTGAGGAGAGGCGCCTTTGGAGAGCTGGGAGGCAGGAGCCtgcggcggcatcctgccacatggaaggaagaagcaggcagtggcgGCAGCACCCCCTCCATGGAGGAACAGGCAGTGGCAGCGGTGGCTTCATGCCGCAATGAGGAAATACTGGCGGCGGCAGGGAGCCGCGTAGAAGCAGAAACAGCAGTCTGGGCAGCGGTGCTTGGACACGGAGCCACCCGGGACGCTGCAGGCATGGCCTGCCACGAGGGATGGTGTCGGCCTGCCACGGAAGGTAAGGGGCTGCCTGAGGCTCGACCCGCAAGCTGAATCCTAACAATAATATTGTCTGATCCTTATCACCCCCTTACTCCATCCCATTATATCATATATAGACAGAACAGGGCACCCCCTCACAAATCCTGATTCCAAACTCACCATTGTAATGTCTACTTTTTGCCATCCATGCTCCCACCACCCAAGATCTCACCTTGTCTGCCTTCTGCACGCCACAAGAGTTACCTGCCCAATATGCTTGCTTACACCGAATAAGGATGAAAGCACTGTGATGGGAGAAATGAAATTTGAAAAGAGTCATATTCATGCAAAAAATAGCAGTGTGCATGGGAGCATTATATTATAAACCTCGCACAAATGTGCACAACCAGTGATGCATGAATAAATATACATGCATCAAAAAAGAACTGGAAAGGGGCTTTCCAGGGCAAAGCTAACATTTATAcgcattaagggctggattttcaaagggttatgagcataaatccggaggatttacgtgtgtaatcgggcttacgcgcgccaggcctattttcaaaaggtccggcgaTGTGTGTAAAGTccagggacgcgtgtaagtcccgaggctttactaaaagggcggggcagggcagtccaggggcggggcaggggcagaggTTCCCAGCATAGCGGTCATTTGCCGTTGTGCGGGGGATCACGCGTTGGCCAACTGCCGACGCGcagaacttacttcagccccagaagAGAAATGTagaggggaaagggcgggggaggtaggggaagggaaggtggggtggggggtagggaagttctctctgaggctgctccaatttcggattggcctgggagggaatgggggaagacaGTGAGGCTCGGAGCgggcttggcacacgcaaggtgcacacttgGGCACTCCCTtgagcgtgcacacatgtacgcccgcgcgcaccttttaaaatctacccctaattgctGTTTTATAACCCAAGAAATCAGCATGTACAGGAatgttatttgcatatatttgcacagTTAATTGTTAGGTACAAGTTAGAATAAACCTCATTACTGCCAAATATTGagagggtgggaggtctggataaactgtgaggagctcaggctgaagaaccaagggtGTCTTGAGGACCTAGACATATACTAGACAAACTtgtggactaattgataaaactggtattTTTCTtcatgcacgcatattataaaatggcaggatttacacacgtaaaagccGACAAATCCtaagaaaaatatgcaaataaaatgagCTCCTATAAATGATTAAAATAGGTGCGCTAATGCAGacagttatcctgctaaataacATAACCAGATGTCTTTAACAGTACTACATAGGTGGATAAGTGATATTATTTAAGACATCTGCCTAAGTAGGAACTTTGGTGCCACTTAACCACATAAACCTTAACATATTTGGATTCATTTAAAATACAAGTTGCATAACTTTTAAATGTTGTAACTGTTGATGGGTAGAGTTACCTGTATTTCATATCATTCTTATAGAGAATATTCAGTTTCCCACCATATTCTATTTAGTTCTAGTCATGACTGAAATGTTGCTGGTATTTTACTGATTGTATgcattattatgtatgtttttttgttttatttttgtttgctatTGTTACGTGCCCTGCCCGTGGATGCCCCGCGCACTGGACTACTCACCCCCGGGCTCCCATGCCAAGTTCCAGCGCTGCCTCCCTAGTGGCCCAGGCTAGCCCGGCAAGGCTGCGGCGTTCCACGGTGGCGACAGCTGGGCCTCCTGAGATGCGCCATGTCTCACGCCGAGCGCCAGCGTCTTTGGCATCCCACGCCacacccctaggcatgcgcgtgaGGACCAGCCGCGGGGCCTAGctctgcggcgtgccctgattgaacccccgatataaggaagtgattgccttcacttccttgccttggcaatcgggtcgtctTGTTCCTGAGATTATCACtgcgtgttcctgcttgcttgatCCTAGTTTGTTCCAAGTTCCTTCGTTCCAGTATTCCTGTTGTTCCTGATTCGAAGTCTTGTTCTAGTGGTTCCTGATTCCTAGTCCTGTGTGTTCCTGTCTGTTCTCCTCGGTGTTACCTTGGACTGCCTTGTTGGTAAAGACCTCCGCTTGTTCCCGACctacctgtctgcctgcctgccgcagacctcagcttgttcctgacctgcctgcctgcctgccacctgccaaagacctcagtttgttcctgacctgcctgcctgcctgccacctgccaaagacatcagcttgttcctgacctgcctgcttgcttgctgccttcccaagacctcagcttgcttacTACCTCATTGGACCTCTGGCTCTTGatccttgcttcgttgaccactcctcgggctgatacctggatttgaccttgcttgcctgagcACGTCCTAGttcctggctctgttcctcgccttgtcttctccatccctgttctggttctctctgctgcctcctgtctCCAGTCTAGAACCCGCGCTCGTCCAGCTCTGGTGGGCAAATTGGACTTCCTTTCCtataggagaccctgtgaggcctacctaagtccaatcagcccaggtccctatgggctcctcccggggggaccttgggtctccagtggtgaagctccactctgcctctgtctccatcagtgctccaccccctggggcagTACCAGCGCTTCTTCAGGACAAGGGTTCCACCCCCgtgcgcaacaggttgccaaggtcatggaaTCGGTGGAGCCTCCCGCCTCCAGGGTCCTACCAGTAAAGCAAATCACTTAGCATTAGAGACACTGGCTTCTTTGGTGGAAGACCTACGCTCTCAGCTATAAGAATCTATGATGGCCAATCCTGTGGGTCTATCGGTCCCCTTGCTTCCTAAAGCAACTCTGGCACTTCCTGTTCCCCCTAGATACAGTGGGGATCCATGCTCCTGTCGTGGTtttcttaatcagtgctttatgtaTTTTGCACTTCAGGCttccttgtttttgaaggagatcaccaaggttaccttcattctatctcggttggaagggaaggccctagcatgggcctctcccttttgGGAAAGTTCTGATCCCATTCTGTCCAAGTTATCCGATTTCATTGGCCTGTTTAAACAGACCTTTGGAGCTCCTGGTCGAGTGGCTATTGCCAGCCACTATTTACTCCTCCTTCGTCAAGGGAAAAGATCCCTCTCATACAGTGGAGTTCCGGACATTAGCCACAGAACTTggttggcaagaggattgcctacaagccatcttcctagatggactctcatCTGCCCTCAAGGATGAACTTGCTGTCCGTGAGACACctcgtctctagaggacctgatcacCCTGGCGGGGAGGATTGATCATCGCCTCCGGAACAAATGCCTAGATGTAAGGCATCCCACTCATCTCTAGTACACTCTGCTTGTGCTACCACGCACCCCTGTGAGGAGCACGGCTCCTTCAATTCCCACTTCGATGGAACCCATGGAGATCAATCGAGGTCGGTTGACTCCAATGGAACATCTTTGCCGAAGGAAAGAAgggctctgcctttactgtggcacctcTGGACATCGTTTGCAATTCTGCCTGgtttgtccgggaaactccaacgcctgaacccagcgggggtcccgagcttgggtgctactgtTTCTTGCCCTCAACTCCTCCTTCCAGAATCTCTGGGTTTTAAGGCCCAtacctttgccaccactgctctcatcATTCATTACGGACAATATCATCAACCGTCTGGGAATACCACTCCTGCCATTGGAGGTGAGTCTCTGTATTGTTTCCATCCAAAGAAAACATCTTCTCCATCTGATTACCCACAGGACCGAGGCTAGTCACCTCACGGTGGGTACTCTGCATGAAGAAGAGATATCCTTCTACGTGTTGAAATGGTCAACACACCCTATAATCCTGtggttgccctggctccaggtccacgaactccaattcgattggcattccttgcagttggtacagtggggcccCAAATGCCAGACTTCTTGCCTCCGCCCGGTATCCCCGGTAATACCGGTCTTGAAGTCCATGAAAGTTCCTGCCTTTTCAGTACTGCCTTTTCAGTACGCTGAGTATAGTGATATGTTTTCAAAACATATCACTATACTCAGGCACTATACTGCCTTTTCAGTACTGCCTTTTCAGTACGCTGAGTATAGTGATATGTTttcaaaacagaaagcagacatcCTGCCTCCATTACGTAAGTTCAAttgtcctattgaactcctgctgggcacgatgcctcccaaaggcaggaccTACCATTTGTCCTAtcctgagactcaggctatgtctgAAAATATAAAGGAGAATTTGGAAAAGGGATTTATCCGACCATCTGAATCCCCTGCAGgagcgggattcttctttgtgaagaaaaaagatggtggACTACATCCCTGTATTGACTATCTGGGTCTTAACACTATAACACATAAAGACTGGTACCCGCTACCACTTATTAGTGAATTATTTGACTGCCTCGAAGGCGCCTGGATATTTTCCAAGCTAGACTTAAGAGGCGCATACAATTTGGTTCGGATTCAGCCTGATGATATTTGGAAATGGCCTTCAAtacaagggatggccactatgaatacatagttatgccctttgggctctgtaatgccccagccgtcttccattgtctcatgaatgagatcttcagataTCTTTTGTACAACTTTGTTGTTGTCTACCTTGATGATATATTGATATTCTCCAAAGACCTTGAGAGTCACTGCGAGCATGTCCGCATTGTTCTCCAATGCTTGAGAGAGAATCAATTATATACAAAattggaaaattgtttatttgaAAGCACTCGGTTACCCTTCCCAGGGTATATAATCTCAGATCTTggattctccatggatccagaaaaaATCCAAGGAATTcttgactggcctcagccagtcgGCCTGCATGCCTTACAATGGTTCCTAGGCTTTACAAACTATTATCGTAGTTTTATTGCCAACTACTCCTCCATGGTTGCCCCTCTTACCACAATGACTAAGAAGGGGGCCAACACCCGAGTATGGACTCCTAAGGCCATCACAGCTTCCAGAGACTTAAAGAAGTTTTCACTTCTggtccatgcctccatcatctgGATCCCAAGCGTCCTTTCACAGTAGAGATTGACGCCTCATCAATTAGTgcaggggcagtcctgagtcaacACTCATCCACGAGCAAGCTAACACCTTGCTCATTCTATTCACACAAGTTTTCCTTCACAGAGCAATGCTACACTGTGGATGATAGTGAATTATTGGTAGTTAAGCTGGCCCTGCAGGAATGGcgccctggttggaaggggtgcaacataAGTTCACAATCTTcatggatcacaaaaatttagaaaCACTTCAAAGAGGCTCAACTTCTAAACCCTCGTCAGGCCCGCTGGGCTCTGTTTTTTGAAAGGTTCAACTTTAACCTGTTCTTCCGCCGGGTTCCAAGAATTTTTGGGCGGACGCCCCTATCCCAGTCCTATCCCGAGGACCTGTCAGAGGCTCCCAGTTATATTTTAGATCCTGCTTGTATCACCCTTGCAGCAACCACTACTGTCCCAGTTGGGAAGACTGTGGTCCCTCGCCGACTACGAGAGCATGTGTTGCGCTGGGTCCATGATTCGTAATTGGCAGGTCATCCCGGGCGAGCCCGGACTTTAGAGATGTTACGTCgccactactggtggcccaccatgactCAAGATTCCTGGAAGTATGTGGACTCTTGTGCCACTTGTGCACAACAAACACCTCCCACCGGGAGACCCTGGGGTTTGTTTCAGCCGCTTCATGTGCCTATGGAACCGTGGT
Protein-coding regions in this window:
- the LOC115077748 gene encoding olfactory receptor 5V1-like, whose amino-acid sequence is MVHNFREMGNHTGMTEFLLLGFSEFPELQLPLFTLFLLIYLMAMLGNLLVICIVCADRHLYNPMYFFLANLSILDISSLTVTVPKLLAILLTQSNIISFTECFIQMYCFSVCVEIEFLLLTAMAYDRYAAICNPLRYTIIMNKRVCALLAGISWVTGLIDTLPLTIITSQFSFCNSNVINHFLCEFTAVLKLSCSDTSVIEPMNYTESIFSGFTPFLLTLTSYVFIISTILKIRSREGKRKAFSTCSSHLTVIILAYGTILGVYMQPSSEDSKKSNKLHIALYIVTLPLLNPLIYSLRSKELKVALKKALCRILVFSVPKYI